The following coding sequences lie in one Pseudarthrobacter phenanthrenivorans Sphe3 genomic window:
- the istA gene encoding IS21 family transposase, translating into MEDWALIRRLHLAEGESMRSIAARLGISRNTVAKAVSADGPPTYVRAPQDSGIKTVEPAIRALLRENPRIPATVLAERVGWSGSPAWFRENVARIRPEFAPADPADRISYEPGDQAQCDLWFPEVRIPVGSEKPRVLPVLVMVSSHSRFIMARMIPSRMTGDLLAGMWELIGSLGAVPRRLIWDNETGIGRRNSYAAGVAAFAGVLATRIVQVKPYDPESKGVVERANQFLETSFLPGRTFASPEDFNAQLSQWLPKANNRMVRRTGARPAELIRQDKAAMLGLPPVPPVTGFATRVRLPRDYYVRMGSNDYSVHPQAIGRFVDVTADLETVTISLDGRCVGCHPRSWGAGLTVTDSDHVEAARTMRKAFQNPAPPTDTAGLRDLADYDRAFGVVLDDGQVA; encoded by the coding sequence GTGGAGGATTGGGCGCTTATTCGGCGGTTGCATCTTGCCGAGGGTGAGTCGATGAGGTCGATAGCGGCGCGGCTGGGTATTTCCCGGAACACCGTTGCGAAAGCGGTCAGCGCCGACGGTCCGCCGACTTATGTGCGTGCGCCGCAGGACTCCGGGATCAAGACGGTGGAACCGGCCATCCGTGCGCTGCTGAGGGAGAATCCGCGGATTCCAGCGACGGTGCTGGCGGAGCGTGTGGGCTGGTCCGGGTCTCCGGCGTGGTTCCGGGAGAACGTGGCCAGGATTCGGCCGGAGTTTGCTCCAGCGGATCCCGCGGACCGGATCAGTTACGAACCGGGCGATCAGGCGCAGTGCGATTTGTGGTTCCCGGAGGTGCGGATACCGGTCGGGTCCGAGAAGCCAAGGGTTCTGCCGGTGCTGGTTATGGTGTCCTCGCACTCACGGTTCATCATGGCCCGGATGATCCCGTCGCGGATGACCGGGGATTTGCTGGCCGGGATGTGGGAGCTGATCGGATCCCTGGGCGCGGTGCCTCGGCGGCTGATCTGGGACAACGAAACCGGCATCGGGCGGCGGAACAGTTACGCCGCCGGCGTTGCGGCGTTCGCCGGGGTCCTCGCGACCAGGATCGTGCAGGTCAAACCCTACGATCCGGAGAGCAAGGGCGTGGTGGAGCGGGCCAACCAGTTCCTGGAAACCTCGTTCCTGCCCGGCCGGACCTTCGCCTCACCGGAGGATTTCAACGCCCAGCTCAGCCAGTGGCTGCCCAAGGCGAACAACCGGATGGTCCGACGGACCGGTGCCCGGCCTGCGGAGCTGATCCGACAGGACAAAGCGGCGATGCTGGGGCTGCCGCCGGTTCCGCCCGTGACCGGATTCGCCACCAGGGTCAGGCTGCCGCGGGACTACTACGTCCGGATGGGATCCAACGACTACTCCGTGCACCCGCAGGCGATCGGCAGGTTCGTCGACGTCACGGCGGACCTGGAAACGGTCACCATCAGCCTGGACGGCCGCTGCGTCGGATGCCATCCCCGGTCCTGGGGCGCCGGCCTGACGGTCACTGATTCGGACCACGTCGAGGCTGCCCGGACGATGCGTAAAGCCTTCCAAAACCCTGCACCTCCAACGGATACGGCGGGGCTGCGGGACCTGGCTGACTACGACCGGGCGTTCGGTGTCGTGCTCGATGATGGGCAGGTCGCGTGA
- the istB gene encoding IS21-like element helper ATPase IstB: MAEAKEIAGQIEYYSRAMKAPRIREAAARLADQAREAGWTHEEYLAAVLSREVAAREASGAEMRARAAGFPARKSLEDFSFDHQPGLKRDTIAHLATGAFLTEASNIVLLGPPGTGKTHLATGLGLRATQLGHRVLFATAIDWVARLQAAHQSARLPQELVRLRRYGLIIVDEVGYIPFEQDAANLFFQLVSSRYEHASLILTSNLPFARWGDVFGDQVVASAMIDRIVHHAEVVTLKGSSYRLKHAQTESLPSTRPENTAE; the protein is encoded by the coding sequence ATGGCTGAAGCGAAGGAAATTGCTGGGCAGATCGAGTACTACTCCCGGGCGATGAAGGCGCCACGGATCCGGGAAGCGGCAGCCAGGCTCGCGGATCAGGCCCGCGAGGCCGGCTGGACCCATGAGGAATACCTCGCCGCGGTCCTGTCCCGGGAAGTCGCCGCCAGAGAAGCCTCCGGAGCCGAGATGCGTGCCCGGGCTGCCGGGTTCCCTGCCCGCAAATCCCTCGAGGACTTCAGCTTCGACCATCAGCCCGGCCTCAAACGCGACACCATCGCGCACCTGGCCACCGGTGCGTTCCTCACCGAAGCCTCCAACATCGTCCTGCTCGGCCCGCCCGGAACCGGGAAAACCCATCTCGCGACCGGGCTGGGGCTGCGGGCCACCCAGCTGGGACACCGGGTCCTGTTCGCGACTGCCATCGACTGGGTCGCCCGACTTCAGGCTGCGCATCAGAGTGCGCGGCTGCCGCAGGAACTGGTCAGGCTGCGCCGCTACGGGCTGATCATCGTCGATGAAGTCGGCTACATTCCATTCGAACAGGATGCCGCGAACCTGTTCTTCCAGCTCGTCTCCTCACGCTACGAGCACGCCTCGCTGATCCTGACCTCGAACCTGCCATTCGCCCGCTGGGGAGACGTGTTCGGCGACCAGGTTGTCGCCTCCGCCATGATCGACCGCATCGTCCACCACGCCGAAGTCGTCACCCTCAAAGGCTCCAGCTACCGACTCAAACATGCACAGACGGAATCGCTGCCCTCGACAAGACCGGAAAATACGGCAGAATAA
- a CDS encoding ADP-ribosylglycohydrolase family protein, with amino-acid sequence MPGPAAAGNGSLMRTAPLSLAYLDRDPAELMAAARLVSAQKGRGRELKLDLSRTEARKPALTAVVSMLTRKSVTEHHAASQGEF; translated from the coding sequence ATGCCCGGACCGGCCGCAGCCGGCAACGGGTCGCTGATGCGCACTGCTCCACTTTCGTTGGCCTATCTGGACCGGGATCCTGCCGAGTTGATGGCTGCTGCTCGGTTGGTGAGCGCCCAAAAAGGCAGGGGCCGCGAGCTGAAGCTCGACCTGTCGCGTACGGAGGCGCGGAAACCGGCGCTAACAGCCGTAGTGTCGATGCTCACCCGCAAATCTGTCACCGAACATCACGCAGCCAGCCAGGGCGAATTTTGA
- a CDS encoding carbon-nitrogen hydrolase family protein has protein sequence MRIALGQLESGADIRANLAAIDRFTAEAASDGAALVAFPEYATYEKKKVDATFPEVAEPLDGPVCRELAAIARRHQIALVAGVVETSDEPGRAFNTLVAFGPDGGRLASYRKIHLFDAQGFGESEFIKPGESLEPVVFEHGGARFGLMTCYDLRFPELARSLADAGAQVLLVCSSWVPGEHKTEQWLALNAARAIENSVYVAGVCQAPPVSVGRSVLVDPMGVVEADLGLASGVRTVEVSLETVGRVRESFPMFRQRRL, from the coding sequence GTGAGGATTGCGCTGGGTCAGCTGGAGTCGGGTGCCGACATCCGGGCCAACCTCGCCGCGATCGACCGGTTCACCGCCGAGGCAGCGTCCGACGGCGCCGCGCTGGTCGCCTTCCCGGAGTACGCCACCTACGAGAAGAAGAAGGTGGACGCCACGTTCCCGGAGGTGGCCGAGCCGCTGGACGGGCCGGTCTGCCGTGAGCTTGCCGCCATTGCCCGCCGCCACCAGATCGCGCTGGTGGCGGGCGTGGTGGAAACCTCGGACGAGCCGGGCCGGGCGTTCAACACGCTGGTGGCGTTCGGGCCCGACGGCGGCCGGCTGGCTTCCTACCGGAAGATCCACCTTTTCGACGCGCAGGGGTTCGGGGAGTCCGAGTTCATCAAGCCGGGGGAGTCCCTGGAGCCGGTGGTGTTCGAGCACGGGGGAGCGCGGTTCGGGCTGATGACCTGCTATGACCTGCGGTTCCCGGAGCTGGCCAGATCACTGGCCGACGCCGGTGCGCAGGTCCTGCTGGTCTGCTCGTCCTGGGTGCCGGGCGAGCACAAGACGGAGCAGTGGCTCGCGCTGAATGCGGCCCGGGCGATCGAGAACAGCGTGTATGTGGCGGGGGTGTGCCAGGCACCGCCGGTGTCCGTGGGGCGGAGCGTGCTGGTGGACCCGATGGGGGTGGTCGAGGCTGACCTTGGGCTGGCTAGTGGTGTCCGGACGGTGGAGGTTTCGCTCGAGACCGTGGGCCGGGTGCGGGAGTCGTTTCCCATGTTCCGGCAACGGCGGCTGTAA
- a CDS encoding carbon-nitrogen hydrolase family protein, producing the protein MQRILPLVAAQARPRLIGEPVSMFADEVKAALQAQPHSKLVVFPELHLFGDEDPDLQRTEMLQASAEPLDGPRVKELKQLAKDLNIWLVPGSVCERGPEGQLFNTQLVLSPEGELAGYYRKIFPWRPFEPYDPGDRFTTVDLPGIGRVGLNICYDAWYPEVSRQLAWMGAEVILNVVKTTTPDRKQELILAKANAIVNQVFMVSVNCAGPTGQGKSIIVDPEGNTLAEAPDDQPQLLTAELDLAAVDRVRTHGTENLNRPWSQFREGEPAVELSVYQGRINPATWTPPSY; encoded by the coding sequence ATGCAACGAATCCTTCCCCTCGTCGCCGCCCAGGCCCGGCCGCGGCTCATCGGCGAACCCGTCTCGATGTTCGCGGACGAGGTCAAAGCAGCCCTCCAGGCCCAGCCGCACAGCAAGCTGGTGGTCTTCCCCGAGCTCCACCTCTTCGGCGACGAAGATCCGGACCTGCAGCGCACAGAAATGCTCCAGGCAAGTGCCGAGCCGCTGGACGGGCCACGGGTCAAAGAGCTGAAGCAGCTCGCCAAAGACCTCAACATCTGGCTGGTCCCCGGCAGCGTCTGCGAACGCGGCCCGGAAGGCCAGCTGTTCAACACCCAGCTGGTCCTGTCCCCGGAAGGGGAGCTCGCCGGGTACTACCGGAAGATCTTCCCCTGGCGCCCGTTCGAGCCCTACGACCCCGGCGACCGGTTCACCACCGTGGACCTGCCCGGCATCGGCAGGGTGGGCCTGAACATCTGCTACGACGCCTGGTACCCGGAGGTGTCCCGCCAGCTCGCCTGGATGGGCGCCGAGGTGATCCTCAACGTCGTCAAAACCACCACCCCGGACCGTAAACAGGAACTCATCCTGGCCAAGGCCAACGCCATCGTGAACCAGGTGTTCATGGTCAGCGTCAACTGCGCCGGTCCCACCGGCCAGGGCAAGAGCATCATTGTGGACCCGGAGGGCAACACCCTCGCCGAAGCACCCGACGATCAGCCGCAGCTGCTCACCGCGGAACTGGACCTTGCCGCCGTCGACCGCGTCCGCACGCACGGCACGGAGAACCTCAACCGCCCCTGGTCGCAGTTCCGCGAGGGGGAGCCCGCCGTCGAACTTTCCGTCTACCAAGGCCGCATCAACCCGGCCACCTGGACACCGCCGTCCTACTAG
- a CDS encoding ATP-binding protein, which yields MITHPIVWNGWLSFQPSLWLSFRPSPTTTGPSDSGAVAVAIAVPDEKFNATLSEEIRVRIPVTGSTSRAELESTGLTFTIKAAKTYWRGNLELDDYGALWAIGQIRREANKSASRPVHVELNVPSGDVLSGRLNTSLSFDLILAPTDSVGLLYLTLKAKGAAGKPKYVGSAPEGGTFGATLDGRASQYRYIVCGAFDDAPLYEGSEMLPLNGRTGIFAVDASPVSLANIVVGGVTFEVRAAESREAPQSPVVAAVGRNKVSKDRPALAVVQSLRGIYESLLTEELSGNEWTTCMGHVVMPADRAFPLQDLNAESGLLINNDMAAIWANIADFQVPDQVLFSAEAQEFRAALKELDLLGAMQTLDADGAQYVEWPSKTSWRHLWESRDQELKRYLTAYADLVEKARWIGDPAGVFWAAYPFSISVWETEPAAKCSAVLISPLHPVRLAWLSGVESVLWNSSWAEHLAGTVEGWNFPLLGPKEMSSGRMLAVPMETGDDQLFLGWSMLVRASIEGAEPLKAPDSVGDRPAPGSAASGLNATAVAAALRSYRQMNPHVSTLTLDLSASTESIRLHEVDDAVLKEIEAWTGRPDVPLIGGARIWDSNRRSGEPPREKMARLVRSSEGIPLTWSRYSPDSANMKRCNIRILQDAGVHLEVQSGQGRNLGVLGDAPLRRFEAVTGNGSSKSTSSSHPTFRPETGWEPFSRALRLLEGTASSPQIISKLFKANLVNDSADWTVSGEALMNPSAMAEIVQHSSGGSQMLWEWRPPFLDASSEVPLLERRPFVSVARVPGAFRSQIKKLLAKAQGGSVSEGALDDLLGQLGARGVGLSSLLAMGGTHASGALGFYLAFALMNNLTDEADNTYVLPIDACDNFLRALARGTSHSTHMRRADLLIVRLNDEGVTLSPIEIKFYGLGSEDTNGNLPGPSDAAMNEPLDQLRATQELLLGVSASSRSVATSNSADKALWSNGLAALIEAAIRLRPGGSAEPEALARRLDNLVNGNVQVRTGQPLVCYFKHEATTSDGENFRVVHSMESDGALPGAGFGLLAANAGHAFEAVTDSQSDLVREWNSLVGWSLGSPIEPLSADSLKEPRPTDARVQGDLPETAKVVAEPDHSHEEDNRVNTYAPDKDVDQFASEPDPLVSSPSKSSEEKQRSNAVDDIPYIGGIRGDGVRFGVGRVLGTLGAATAEYWPSNTELNQLNIGVVGDLGTGKTQLLKALVYQLREGSRIHQETPLSMLVFDYKRDFQTPDFLNAVGGKVLKPYRIPINIFALREGYSPLAAYQRAQQFADVLDKIYGNIGPVQTDRLVTSIVNLYKEKQGGPPTLAEVLASYSEGQKPDAVTSILKPFILGEIFSDDANEMISFEEMMDDKVVIVALNDFGTDDNGKNALVVLFLNLYYDYMLNSTKWPFVGSSPQLRRLNSFLLVDEAVNIMKYNFPVLMNVMLQGREFGFGVILASQYLDHFRKDGRNYGQPLLTWFLHKVPSVTLKELQQLGLPNVTADIAAKISSQRVHHALYSSLNFSGRFIEETPFFKLISDVGDPHAAK from the coding sequence GTGATCACCCACCCAATCGTTTGGAACGGGTGGCTCAGTTTTCAACCGTCACTATGGCTCAGTTTTCGACCGTCACCGACAACTACGGGGCCAAGTGATTCCGGCGCGGTTGCGGTTGCTATCGCCGTACCCGACGAGAAGTTCAACGCCACCTTGTCCGAAGAGATCCGCGTTCGCATTCCAGTTACGGGCAGTACGTCCCGTGCTGAGCTTGAGTCAACGGGTCTAACTTTCACGATTAAAGCAGCAAAGACGTATTGGCGTGGCAACCTGGAACTGGATGACTATGGTGCCCTTTGGGCAATCGGCCAGATTCGACGAGAAGCTAACAAAAGTGCGTCCCGGCCTGTACATGTTGAGCTCAATGTACCTTCTGGGGACGTTCTTTCCGGCCGATTGAACACTTCGCTTTCATTCGACTTGATTCTGGCACCTACGGATTCTGTTGGACTGCTATACCTGACCCTGAAGGCGAAGGGCGCGGCAGGAAAGCCAAAGTACGTTGGCTCCGCCCCGGAAGGTGGGACCTTCGGAGCCACGCTGGATGGAAGAGCATCCCAGTATCGCTACATCGTATGTGGTGCTTTTGATGACGCGCCTCTATATGAGGGGTCAGAGATGCTGCCACTCAACGGGAGGACTGGCATCTTCGCTGTAGATGCCAGTCCTGTGAGTTTGGCAAACATTGTCGTAGGCGGAGTCACGTTCGAGGTCCGAGCGGCGGAGAGTCGGGAAGCACCTCAATCGCCGGTCGTTGCCGCCGTGGGTAGGAACAAGGTATCGAAGGATCGGCCAGCCCTAGCTGTCGTCCAGTCTCTTCGAGGCATCTACGAGTCGCTTCTCACCGAAGAGCTTTCGGGCAACGAGTGGACGACTTGCATGGGGCACGTCGTAATGCCAGCGGACAGGGCGTTCCCGCTTCAAGACCTGAACGCTGAAAGTGGATTGTTGATAAACAATGACATGGCCGCAATCTGGGCCAACATTGCTGACTTCCAGGTACCTGATCAAGTGCTCTTCTCCGCGGAAGCGCAGGAATTCCGTGCCGCGTTGAAGGAGCTGGACCTCTTGGGCGCTATGCAGACCCTCGACGCCGACGGGGCCCAGTACGTTGAATGGCCCTCTAAGACCTCCTGGCGGCATCTTTGGGAAAGCCGTGATCAGGAATTGAAGCGGTACCTTACGGCTTACGCGGACCTCGTTGAAAAGGCGCGATGGATTGGAGATCCGGCTGGCGTCTTCTGGGCGGCCTATCCTTTTTCCATCAGTGTTTGGGAGACCGAACCGGCCGCGAAGTGTTCAGCTGTTCTTATTAGTCCCTTGCACCCCGTTAGGCTGGCCTGGCTGTCGGGCGTCGAATCCGTCTTGTGGAACTCCTCTTGGGCAGAACATCTGGCGGGAACCGTCGAAGGATGGAATTTCCCTCTTCTAGGTCCAAAGGAAATGTCTAGTGGCCGGATGCTTGCGGTGCCGATGGAGACCGGGGATGACCAGCTGTTCCTAGGATGGTCGATGCTGGTTCGTGCCTCGATCGAGGGAGCGGAGCCGTTAAAGGCGCCGGACAGTGTTGGCGATCGGCCGGCTCCCGGCAGTGCGGCAAGCGGGCTAAATGCAACGGCCGTTGCGGCTGCTCTACGCAGCTACCGGCAAATGAATCCTCATGTCTCGACGTTGACACTCGACTTGTCTGCGTCCACAGAGTCAATCCGCCTTCATGAAGTTGATGATGCTGTACTAAAGGAAATCGAGGCGTGGACCGGGAGGCCTGACGTGCCGCTGATCGGAGGTGCCCGTATTTGGGACTCTAATCGCCGTTCCGGTGAGCCACCTCGAGAGAAGATGGCGCGGCTGGTGCGCTCGTCAGAGGGCATTCCGCTTACTTGGTCACGGTATTCCCCCGACAGCGCGAACATGAAGCGGTGCAATATCCGAATCCTCCAAGATGCTGGAGTGCACCTTGAAGTTCAGTCAGGCCAAGGGCGGAACCTTGGCGTCTTGGGTGACGCGCCTCTGCGTCGCTTCGAAGCCGTCACAGGCAACGGCTCCTCGAAGTCCACATCAAGCTCGCATCCTACTTTTCGTCCGGAAACCGGGTGGGAGCCCTTTTCGCGAGCCCTCCGGTTATTGGAAGGCACCGCGAGCAGCCCACAGATTATCTCGAAGCTGTTCAAAGCGAACCTGGTAAACGATTCGGCGGATTGGACCGTGTCGGGCGAAGCGCTAATGAATCCTAGCGCTATGGCGGAGATAGTCCAGCACTCGAGTGGTGGCAGCCAAATGTTGTGGGAGTGGCGGCCTCCCTTCCTGGACGCGTCGTCGGAGGTCCCGCTTCTGGAGCGGCGCCCCTTCGTGTCCGTGGCCCGGGTGCCAGGTGCTTTTCGCTCCCAGATCAAGAAGCTGCTTGCGAAGGCACAGGGTGGCAGCGTTTCAGAGGGGGCGCTAGACGATCTGCTTGGCCAGCTTGGGGCTCGTGGAGTCGGACTGTCCTCACTGTTGGCGATGGGCGGAACGCACGCCTCCGGTGCACTTGGTTTCTACCTGGCATTCGCGCTCATGAATAATCTCACCGACGAGGCTGATAACACTTACGTATTGCCTATCGACGCTTGTGATAACTTTCTGAGGGCCTTGGCGCGGGGAACAAGTCATTCCACGCACATGCGCCGTGCGGACCTCTTGATTGTTCGCCTGAACGATGAAGGCGTTACATTGTCGCCCATAGAGATCAAGTTCTATGGCTTGGGTTCAGAGGACACCAACGGCAACCTGCCTGGGCCAAGCGACGCGGCTATGAACGAGCCATTAGACCAGTTGCGAGCAACCCAAGAATTGCTGCTTGGCGTTAGTGCGAGCTCACGCAGCGTCGCCACCAGTAATTCGGCTGACAAAGCATTATGGTCGAATGGGCTCGCCGCACTAATTGAGGCGGCCATTCGCCTGCGCCCAGGTGGCAGCGCCGAGCCTGAGGCTTTGGCCAGACGTCTGGATAACTTAGTTAACGGGAACGTCCAAGTTCGAACCGGTCAGCCTTTGGTTTGCTATTTCAAACACGAAGCGACTACCTCGGACGGCGAAAACTTCCGGGTGGTGCATTCGATGGAATCGGACGGTGCGCTGCCCGGAGCCGGGTTCGGTCTTCTTGCTGCAAATGCAGGGCACGCCTTCGAAGCAGTCACCGACTCGCAAAGCGATTTGGTGCGGGAGTGGAATAGTCTCGTTGGCTGGTCCCTGGGCAGTCCCATTGAGCCGCTCTCCGCAGATTCCCTCAAGGAACCACGCCCTACCGACGCGCGAGTGCAGGGGGACTTGCCAGAAACTGCAAAAGTGGTGGCTGAGCCTGATCATAGCCACGAGGAGGACAACCGCGTCAATACGTACGCGCCAGATAAGGACGTGGATCAATTTGCTTCCGAGCCAGACCCTCTGGTGTCCAGCCCGTCGAAGAGCTCCGAAGAAAAACAACGGAGCAACGCCGTTGATGACATACCTTACATTGGTGGTATCCGGGGTGATGGTGTTCGTTTCGGCGTTGGTCGTGTGTTGGGGACGCTTGGAGCCGCCACGGCGGAGTACTGGCCAAGCAATACTGAACTAAACCAGTTGAATATTGGCGTTGTTGGCGACCTTGGCACCGGGAAAACGCAGCTACTGAAGGCCCTCGTATATCAGCTCAGGGAGGGAAGCCGGATACATCAGGAGACGCCACTATCGATGCTCGTTTTTGATTACAAACGGGATTTCCAGACGCCCGATTTCCTGAATGCTGTCGGTGGAAAAGTCCTGAAGCCTTATCGTATCCCGATAAACATTTTCGCGCTTCGCGAGGGTTACTCTCCTCTCGCTGCCTACCAGCGGGCGCAACAATTTGCTGACGTGCTGGATAAGATCTACGGCAATATTGGTCCCGTCCAGACAGATCGGCTGGTCACATCTATCGTCAACCTCTATAAGGAGAAGCAGGGTGGTCCTCCGACGCTAGCCGAAGTGCTGGCATCTTATAGCGAAGGCCAAAAACCTGATGCTGTGACTTCCATCCTCAAGCCATTTATCCTTGGCGAAATTTTCAGTGATGATGCCAACGAAATGATCTCTTTCGAAGAGATGATGGACGACAAAGTCGTCATCGTAGCTCTGAACGATTTCGGTACTGACGACAACGGTAAGAACGCACTCGTGGTTCTATTCCTAAACTTGTACTACGACTACATGCTCAACTCCACTAAATGGCCTTTCGTTGGAAGTTCTCCCCAGCTCAGGAGGCTCAATTCATTCTTGCTTGTGGATGAAGCCGTCAACATCATGAAGTACAACTTCCCAGTACTAATGAATGTGATGTTGCAGGGCCGAGAATTTGGTTTTGGCGTTATTCTTGCCTCGCAATACCTAGACCATTTCAGGAAGGACGGACGTAATTACGGCCAACCACTTTTGACGTGGTTCCTCCACAAGGTCCCGTCGGTGACGTTGAAGGAGCTTCAGCAGCTAGGTCTGCCCAACGTCACGGCCGATATTGCGGCCAAGATCTCAAGCCAAAGAGTGCATCACGCACTTTACAGTTCCTTGAACTTCTCGGGGAGATTTATTGAAGAAACGCCATTCTTCAAGCTCATAAGTGACGTGGGTGATCCTCATGCGGCCAAGTAG
- a CDS encoding APC family permease, which produces MTTTLTRTLKLPSLVLFGLAYLTPIIVLGIFGIIAETTGGAAPAAYLVALVAMLFTAHSYGRMAIAHPVAGSAYTYVRRSIDSRVGFLVGWAVLLDYLFLPMVIWLIGGSYLSAQFPGIPIGVWIVGFIVITTLLNILGIKVADKANYVLMAFQLLVLVFFVALAIGNVVSANGAGGLANGQPFFNDTASFATISAGAAIAAYSFLGFDAVTTLTEETINPRRTVPRAIMLVALIGGGIFVAVSYVTQLVHPGGVFEDSASAASSIALQIGGQLFGAVFLAGLVVAQFASGLAAQASASRLLYAMGRDSVLPKAFFGKLSEKFHTPVANLVITGIVGLIAIFLDVATSTSFINFGAFTAFTLVNASVVFHYVRQRRAGQQLNPVSYVVVPVIGAAVCAYLLSQLDSNAIRLGVSWLVLGTVVLALITRGFKASPPEMTATEKATVEAAA; this is translated from the coding sequence GTGACAACCACCCTCACCCGCACGCTGAAGCTGCCCTCGCTGGTCCTGTTCGGGCTGGCATACCTGACCCCCATCATCGTCCTGGGGATCTTCGGCATCATCGCCGAAACCACCGGCGGCGCCGCGCCCGCCGCCTACCTCGTGGCGCTCGTGGCCATGCTGTTCACCGCGCACAGCTACGGCCGGATGGCCATCGCCCACCCCGTGGCCGGCTCCGCCTACACCTACGTCCGCCGCTCCATCGATTCCCGCGTCGGGTTCCTGGTGGGCTGGGCCGTCCTGCTCGACTACCTCTTCCTGCCCATGGTCATCTGGCTCATCGGCGGCTCCTACCTGAGCGCCCAGTTCCCCGGCATCCCCATCGGCGTCTGGATCGTGGGCTTCATCGTCATCACCACGCTGCTGAACATCCTGGGCATCAAGGTGGCGGACAAGGCCAACTACGTGCTGATGGCGTTCCAGCTGCTGGTCCTGGTGTTCTTCGTGGCGCTGGCCATCGGCAACGTGGTGTCCGCCAACGGCGCCGGGGGACTGGCCAACGGGCAGCCGTTCTTCAACGACACCGCCAGCTTTGCCACCATCTCCGCCGGTGCCGCCATCGCCGCCTACTCGTTCCTGGGCTTCGACGCCGTCACCACCCTCACCGAGGAAACCATCAACCCGCGCCGCACCGTGCCGCGCGCCATCATGCTCGTGGCCCTGATCGGCGGCGGCATCTTCGTCGCAGTGTCCTACGTGACCCAGCTGGTCCACCCGGGCGGCGTGTTCGAGGACTCCGCCTCCGCGGCCAGCTCCATCGCCCTGCAGATTGGCGGGCAGCTGTTCGGCGCCGTGTTCCTGGCCGGCCTGGTGGTGGCGCAGTTCGCCTCCGGCCTCGCCGCTCAGGCCAGCGCCTCGCGCCTGCTGTACGCGATGGGCCGGGACTCCGTCCTGCCCAAGGCCTTCTTCGGCAAGCTGAGCGAGAAGTTCCACACCCCGGTGGCGAACCTGGTGATCACCGGCATCGTGGGCCTGATCGCGATCTTCCTGGACGTGGCCACCTCGACGTCGTTCATCAACTTCGGTGCCTTCACCGCCTTCACGCTGGTGAACGCCTCGGTGGTGTTCCACTATGTGCGCCAGCGCCGGGCGGGGCAGCAGCTGAACCCGGTGTCCTACGTGGTGGTCCCGGTGATCGGCGCCGCCGTCTGCGCCTACCTGCTCTCCCAGCTGGACAGCAACGCCATTAGGCTGGGGGTGTCCTGGCTGGTGCTGGGCACCGTGGTCCTGGCCCTAATCACGCGGGGCTTCAAGGCCTCGCCGCCAGAGATGACGGCCACCGAGAAAGCGACGGTCGAAGCGGCCGCCTAG